A genomic window from Flavobacterium hankyongi includes:
- a CDS encoding PLP-dependent cysteine synthase family protein: MGQDIQAYNNVLELIGNTPLIKINKVTEEIKGNFYAKVEAFNPGHSTKDRIALYIIEEAERQGIIKPGDTIIETTSGNTGFSLAMVSIIKGYECILAVSSKSSPDKIDMLRSLGAKVYVCPAHVSADDERSYYNVAKRLHEETKGSVYINQYFNELNIEAHYKTTDPEIWEQTNGKVTHVVACTGTGGTLSGAAKFLKEKNPNIRILGVDAYGSVLKKYHETREFDAEEIYPYRIEGLGKNLIPTATDFDLIDKFVKVTDEDSAHMTRNIAKTEGLFVGYTSGAVMQAIKQYAEENEFDENSNVIAIFPDHGSRYMSKVFSDEWMSAQGFFDSVNAEEAQKIEFIK; the protein is encoded by the coding sequence ATGGGACAAGATATACAAGCTTACAATAATGTATTGGAATTAATAGGGAATACTCCGCTAATTAAAATCAATAAGGTTACTGAAGAAATTAAAGGAAATTTTTATGCAAAAGTAGAAGCCTTTAATCCAGGTCATTCAACAAAAGACCGTATCGCATTATACATTATTGAGGAAGCTGAAAGACAAGGAATCATCAAGCCAGGTGATACTATTATTGAAACAACATCTGGAAATACTGGGTTTAGTTTAGCAATGGTTAGTATAATCAAAGGTTATGAATGTATTCTAGCAGTTAGTTCAAAATCATCTCCAGATAAAATAGATATGTTACGTAGTCTGGGTGCCAAAGTATATGTGTGCCCTGCACACGTTTCTGCAGATGATGAACGTTCTTACTATAATGTTGCAAAAAGATTGCACGAAGAAACTAAAGGTTCGGTATACATTAATCAATACTTTAATGAGTTAAATATCGAAGCACATTATAAAACTACTGATCCAGAAATTTGGGAGCAAACAAACGGTAAAGTAACTCACGTTGTAGCTTGTACAGGTACTGGAGGGACATTATCTGGTGCTGCTAAGTTCTTAAAAGAAAAAAATCCAAACATTAGAATATTAGGTGTTGATGCGTATGGTTCGGTATTGAAAAAATACCATGAAACTAGAGAATTTGACGCTGAAGAAATTTATCCATACAGAATTGAAGGATTAGGAAAAAATTTAATTCCTACTGCTACAGATTTTGATTTGATAGATAAATTTGTAAAAGTTACTGATGAAGATAGTGCTCACATGACTCGTAACATTGCAAAAACCGAAGGTTTGTTTGTAGGTTACACATCAGGAGCAGTAATGCAAGCCATCAAACAATATGCAGAAGAAAATGAATTTGATGAAAATAGCAATGTAATTGCCATTTTTCCTGATCACGGTTCAAGATATATGAGTAAAGTGTTTAGTGACGAATGGATGAGTGCTCAAGGGTTCTTTGATAGTGTAAATGCTGAAGAAGCTCAGAAGATAGAATTCATAAAATAA